In the Thermodesulfovibrio yellowstonii DSM 11347 genome, one interval contains:
- the aroD gene encoding type I 3-dehydroquinate dehydratase, whose protein sequence is MLLQNIPAIAVVLKDKDVLSIPKEELKGADLIELRVDMFEKTENISDIFETAKRKYNLPLLCTIRLPEEGGKREIKNRVEIYQAVIPFCNFFDIEIFSNEAPFLRQLSIKNNITLIGSYHNFINTPSMEQLEEVFDRGKTMGMDIIKIATMVNEKKDIETLLYFTLRHKLDRIIVLGMGQKGIPSRIINPVFGSMITYASLNEISAPGQIHLKDMVHIFKVMGLRG, encoded by the coding sequence ATGCTTTTGCAAAATATACCTGCCATAGCAGTTGTGCTCAAAGACAAGGATGTTTTGTCTATTCCTAAGGAAGAGTTAAAAGGTGCTGATCTTATTGAACTCAGGGTTGATATGTTTGAAAAGACAGAAAACATTAGCGATATTTTTGAGACAGCAAAAAGAAAATATAACCTACCTCTGCTTTGTACAATAAGATTACCAGAGGAAGGAGGCAAAAGAGAAATAAAGAATAGAGTTGAAATATATCAGGCAGTTATACCCTTTTGCAATTTTTTTGATATTGAGATTTTTTCCAATGAAGCTCCTTTTTTAAGACAATTGAGTATTAAAAACAATATAACTTTAATCGGCTCTTATCACAATTTTATAAATACTCCATCTATGGAGCAGCTGGAAGAAGTTTTTGATAGAGGCAAAACCATGGGAATGGACATCATAAAAATAGCTACTATGGTAAATGAAAAGAAAGACATAGAAACTTTGTTATATTTTACTCTTAGACATAAACTGGATAGAATAATTGTTCTGGGGATGGGGCAGAAAGGAATCCCATCAAGAATAATAAATCCTGTCTTTGGCTCAATGATAACATATGCAAGTCTTAATGAAATTTCTGCTCCAGGGCAGATTCATTTAAAAGATATGGTTCATATTTTTAAAGTTATGGGATTAAGAGGGTAA
- a CDS encoding response regulator, which produces MKRGKILLIDDNEVDLHLTKILLEKVGYTVLENQGWLGVTKGIKFLNPDLVLLDVNMPALSGDSLYDLISTYIKAQKIPVLFYSSIDETHLKKLKIMKGVTDYIIKGDIFQLYKKISLYIKKKQQFN; this is translated from the coding sequence ATGAAAAGAGGTAAGATTCTTTTAATTGATGACAATGAAGTTGATTTACATTTAACAAAAATTCTTCTTGAGAAAGTCGGTTATACTGTATTAGAAAATCAAGGTTGGCTTGGTGTTACAAAGGGTATTAAATTTTTAAATCCTGATTTAGTGCTTCTTGATGTAAACATGCCTGCATTATCAGGTGATAGTTTATATGATTTGATAAGTACCTATATCAAAGCACAAAAAATTCCAGTTTTATTTTACTCTTCTATTGATGAGACGCATCTTAAAAAACTTAAAATTATGAAGGGTGTTACAGATTACATTATTAAAGGTGATATTTTTCAGCTTTACAAAAAGATATCGCTTTATATCAAAAAGAAACAACAGTTTAACTGA
- a CDS encoding metallophosphoesterase family protein: MKIAILSDIHRNIEALKVAHETAINEGVERIYHLGDLRDYAPFVNEVVNFLIEHEIPGFQPYFGKNFY; this comes from the coding sequence ATGAAAATAGCTATTCTTAGTGATATTCATCGTAACATTGAAGCATTAAAAGTTGCTCATGAAACAGCCATTAATGAAGGCGTTGAAAGGATTTATCATCTTGGTGATTTAAGAGATTATGCGCCTTTTGTAAATGAAGTAGTTAATTTTCTGATTGAACATGAGATTCCAGGTTTTCAGCCATACTTTGGCAAAAATTTCTATTAG
- a CDS encoding alkaline phosphatase: MERRDFLKVSLASFIALMASSEEIFAKVTDSTNSGAKGVIFVVGDGWPLGVMKAMNEFMEMKFKEKSNLSTLIKNPKTRILLQNTSSLSSVVTDSAPASVAWATGSKTVNRSLSVLPDGRNLKTIFELAKEKGLSCGFVTTTRVTHATPAAWYSHNSNRDDEDSIAIDLLNADLEVAMGGGDRFFNRDKRKDKKDLYGMFSSKGYRVVKSKEELISSISDERPILGVFSSSHISYFVDRVNDEKLNKKEPSLPEMTAVALQKLSRNKKGFVLQIEAGRIDHACHANDAYAAMMDCYELDKTIGVVVDFINKNPDVLLIVTSDHGNSGYGINGTGPEYNDATEALMNYKNRASFEYMIKTMKNQDLKAVKEIFENYTQQKIASEEAEEIYKKLNEKRMVVINDIWYEPEYTMGRILAKSIYEYENEKLIKPAKKRRGNVGFTSTNHTAEDQLVIVYGEKFYEGELKNLIDNTELYNLMCNYLAFNYLNPKMDRQDAIAYVKAISYMEWERHLRLHIS, encoded by the coding sequence ATGGAAAGAAGAGATTTCTTGAAAGTCTCTTTAGCAAGTTTTATAGCTCTTATGGCTTCATCAGAAGAAATTTTTGCAAAAGTTACTGATTCAACCAATTCTGGTGCAAAAGGTGTAATATTCGTAGTTGGAGATGGCTGGCCATTGGGAGTGATGAAAGCTATGAATGAATTTATGGAGATGAAGTTTAAAGAAAAAAGCAACCTCTCAACTCTTATTAAAAATCCTAAGACAAGAATTTTACTTCAGAATACTTCTTCTTTATCTTCAGTTGTTACTGATTCTGCTCCTGCATCTGTTGCTTGGGCAACAGGTTCAAAGACGGTTAATAGAAGCTTGTCAGTTTTACCCGATGGAAGAAATTTAAAAACTATATTTGAGCTTGCGAAGGAAAAAGGGCTTTCCTGTGGATTTGTAACCACAACAAGAGTAACTCATGCCACGCCTGCTGCATGGTATAGTCATAATTCTAATAGAGACGATGAGGATAGTATCGCTATTGATTTACTAAATGCGGATTTAGAAGTAGCAATGGGTGGTGGTGATAGATTCTTTAATAGAGATAAAAGAAAGGACAAGAAAGATCTCTATGGGATGTTTTCTTCAAAGGGGTATAGAGTAGTTAAATCTAAGGAAGAATTGATTAGCAGCATTTCCGATGAACGCCCTATTCTTGGCGTTTTCAGTTCATCTCACATAAGTTACTTTGTTGATAGAGTAAATGATGAAAAACTGAACAAAAAAGAGCCATCTTTACCTGAGATGACCGCAGTGGCACTCCAAAAATTATCCAGAAATAAAAAAGGATTTGTTCTTCAGATTGAGGCTGGAAGAATTGACCATGCCTGTCATGCAAATGATGCTTATGCTGCTATGATGGACTGTTATGAACTGGATAAAACTATCGGAGTAGTTGTGGATTTTATTAACAAAAATCCTGATGTTTTATTGATAGTTACCTCAGATCATGGTAACTCAGGTTATGGAATAAACGGCACAGGTCCTGAATACAATGATGCCACAGAGGCTTTGATGAATTATAAAAACAGGGCTTCTTTTGAATATATGATTAAGACGATGAAAAATCAGGATCTGAAAGCTGTGAAAGAAATTTTTGAGAACTATACTCAACAAAAAATCGCTTCAGAGGAAGCAGAAGAAATTTATAAAAAATTAAATGAAAAAAGAATGGTAGTTATCAATGACATATGGTATGAGCCAGAATATACAATGGGGAGAATTCTGGCAAAAAGTATATATGAGTATGAAAACGAGAAACTCATAAAACCAGCTAAAAAAAGAAGAGGTAATGTGGGTTTTACTTCAACAAATCATACTGCCGAAGACCAGCTTGTTATTGTTTACGGAGAAAAATTTTACGAAGGAGAGTTAAAAAACCTTATAGATAATACTGAACTTTACAATTTAATGTGTAATTATTTAGCATTCAATTACTTAAATCCAAAAATGGACAGACAAGATGCTATAGCCTATGTTAAGGCTATAAGTTATATGGAATGGGAAAGACATCTTAGACTTCACATATCATAG
- a CDS encoding ceramide glucosyltransferase: MILWIVLFLVFMSLAVYALQVIALRRKLREEYAFINFPPISIIKPLKGLDDNLFDNLESFCKQDYPEYEVILSLQDYNDPAYRVAEKIRNKYPELVKVILNNSYSALNPKVKNMISAYKESKHDYFLISDSNVYVEPDYLKRTVSAMTHDTGLVTNLIMGAGGKTLGAKLENLQLNSFVIISVCFLDKFLKMPCSIGKSMLMRKSDFEEIGGFNAVKDVLAEDYMIGKLMHEKGKKVALCSYIIKNINEYWSLRRFLNRHTRWAKIRWKIAGSKYFIEPLSNPVFISSIMLILDGFSKNSITIFIAVVTIKIAFDLYINRLMKSSTGLSGILIPLKDFITGLIWFTPLISCKLNWRGNTYKIGKETKIIPYESNFLLKLIFNKLRTAITN; the protein is encoded by the coding sequence ATGATTCTATGGATAGTTTTATTTTTAGTTTTTATGAGTTTAGCAGTTTACGCTTTGCAAGTTATAGCATTAAGAAGAAAGCTCAGGGAAGAATATGCATTTATTAATTTCCCTCCCATTTCAATAATTAAGCCACTTAAAGGTCTTGATGATAATCTATTTGACAATCTTGAAAGCTTCTGCAAACAGGACTATCCTGAATATGAAGTAATTCTTTCACTTCAAGACTACAATGACCCTGCTTATAGAGTTGCTGAAAAAATAAGAAATAAATATCCTGAGCTTGTAAAAGTTATTCTGAATAATTCATATAGTGCTTTAAATCCAAAAGTAAAAAATATGATTTCCGCTTACAAGGAATCAAAACATGATTATTTTCTCATAAGTGACAGTAATGTCTATGTTGAACCTGACTATTTAAAGAGGACTGTTTCTGCTATGACGCATGATACAGGACTTGTTACCAATCTTATTATGGGAGCGGGAGGGAAAACCTTAGGAGCTAAACTTGAAAACCTTCAGCTAAACTCTTTCGTAATTATAAGTGTCTGTTTTCTTGATAAATTTCTTAAGATGCCCTGTAGCATAGGCAAGTCAATGCTTATGAGAAAGAGCGATTTTGAAGAAATAGGTGGATTTAATGCAGTAAAGGATGTTTTGGCAGAGGATTATATGATTGGAAAATTGATGCACGAAAAGGGTAAGAAAGTTGCGCTTTGTAGCTATATTATTAAAAATATTAATGAATACTGGTCACTTAGAAGATTTTTAAATAGACATACCAGATGGGCAAAGATAAGATGGAAAATAGCTGGTTCAAAATATTTTATTGAGCCTCTTAGTAATCCTGTTTTTATATCTTCAATAATGCTTATTTTAGATGGCTTTTCAAAAAATTCTATAACAATATTTATTGCTGTGGTGACAATCAAAATTGCCTTTGATCTTTATATAAATAGATTAATGAAGTCTTCTACTGGACTTTCAGGGATTTTAATTCCATTGAAAGATTTTATAACAGGACTTATATGGTTTACTCCTTTGATAAGTTGCAAACTTAACTGGAGAGGAAACACTTATAAAATTGGCAAGGAAACGAAAATTATACCCTACGAGAGCAATTTTTTATTAAAACTTATCTTTAATAAACTCAGAACAGCAATAACAAATTAA
- a CDS encoding PHP domain-containing protein: MLLCDFHIHTKYSDGSLELRKVVDLFGQAGFDVIAITDHVVNGDSMIGKFAYRFRFTITEKNFNEYMENVRYESERAWNKYEMLVIPGVEISKNYLSSDKSSHILIIDIKDFIPACESYEAIFLEAKKQNAVVVACHPHHIKGEIRNTLYLWNNRNKYGKYIDAWEIANRDDVFNVVSLKKYPYIANSDFHKARHLYSWKTLLNCEKNVVSVKKCIKHNKGVAITLFRG, encoded by the coding sequence ATGCTTTTATGTGACTTTCACATACATACCAAATACTCAGATGGTTCACTGGAACTTAGAAAGGTAGTTGATCTCTTCGGACAAGCGGGCTTTGATGTTATAGCCATAACAGACCATGTGGTAAATGGAGATAGTATGATTGGAAAATTTGCATATAGATTCAGATTTACAATTACTGAAAAAAATTTCAATGAATATATGGAAAATGTAAGATATGAATCAGAAAGAGCATGGAATAAATATGAGATGCTTGTTATCCCGGGAGTTGAGATAAGTAAAAATTATCTTTCTTCTGACAAATCATCCCATATTTTAATAATTGATATAAAAGATTTTATACCTGCTTGTGAATCTTATGAAGCAATATTTCTTGAGGCAAAAAAACAAAATGCAGTTGTGGTTGCCTGTCATCCACATCATATTAAGGGAGAGATACGCAATACGCTTTATCTCTGGAATAACAGAAACAAATACGGAAAATATATTGATGCTTGGGAAATTGCAAATAGAGATGATGTCTTCAATGTAGTAAGTCTTAAGAAATATCCATACATAGCAAACAGCGATTTTCATAAAGCAAGACATTTGTATTCATGGAAAACTCTGCTTAATTGCGAGAAAAATGTAGTTTCAGTAAAAAAATGTATAAAACACAATAAAGGTGTGGCAATAACACTTTTTAGGGGGTAA
- a CDS encoding EAL domain-containing protein, protein MLQTENNLNQSKLGLLYSKLTVHFQPIFSSKSGKIFGYESLTRHISMSLNIKDLFLEAKKNGSIFILDMICRRNAIKKASEQNINSYLFINICPETLFYPQHEIGITDRFSEEFGFPKDKIVLEITEQSAIENYEVFIKSVSYYKKRGYKIAIDDFGAGFGGPKLLSILEPDIVKIDRHFINTMEENHFSKSFIEFTVSVCHRLNIMVVAEGIETAIQLKETVNAGVDLLQGFYLGKPQEKIQYNYVTT, encoded by the coding sequence GTGCTACAAACAGAGAATAATCTTAACCAAAGTAAATTAGGTCTATTATACTCAAAGCTTACAGTTCATTTTCAACCCATATTTTCTTCAAAAAGTGGAAAAATTTTTGGCTATGAATCTTTAACAAGACATATATCCATGAGTTTGAATATAAAAGATCTCTTTCTTGAGGCAAAGAAAAATGGCTCAATATTTATACTTGATATGATATGTAGAAGAAATGCAATTAAAAAAGCCTCAGAACAGAATATTAATAGTTATTTATTTATTAATATCTGCCCTGAAACTCTTTTTTATCCTCAACATGAGATTGGTATAACAGATAGATTTTCTGAAGAGTTTGGCTTTCCAAAAGACAAGATAGTACTTGAGATAACTGAACAGTCAGCAATAGAAAATTATGAAGTATTTATTAAATCTGTCTCATACTATAAAAAGAGAGGTTACAAGATCGCTATAGATGATTTTGGAGCAGGTTTTGGAGGACCTAAACTTCTAAGCATTCTTGAACCAGATATTGTAAAAATAGACAGACATTTTATAAATACTATGGAAGAAAATCATTTTTCAAAGTCCTTTATAGAATTTACTGTGTCAGTATGTCACAGATTGAATATAATGGTTGTGGCTGAAGGAATTGAAACAGCCATTCAACTCAAAGAAACTGTTAATGCTGGAGTAGACCTTCTTCAAGGATTTTATCTTGGAAAGCCTCAAGAAAAAATTCAATACAATTATGTTACCACATGA
- a CDS encoding GGDEF domain-containing protein yields MESLKKKFNTIMLPHDLKSFKCDIEPSILDLSIGDIAIRVEPLYKTSKIMDAFFKFMKDEELSLIPVLDNNIVIGQIHRNRFLEHTVLGRFGYGIHLNAQKSIFEVMEKPNLVIDYHMTLEDASMIVQKRELRNLYDDIIVSRNNEYYGIVPINVLLETITQRSLIIARDANPLTGLPGNWAIQREIERKIRCKCPFNVCYIDINHFKPYNDYYGFEKGDKVISSIGNILNKIKKDFPEIFIGHIGGDDFIIICNNEVSELVCKRVIKEFEELLPYFHEGDFIKGYYVSKNRKDEQEAFNLLSLTCAIVSTETRNITSFAHLASIASEVKAEAKRLSRVSKTSVIFKDRRNE; encoded by the coding sequence TTGGAAAGCCTCAAGAAAAAATTCAATACAATTATGTTACCACATGATTTGAAATCATTTAAATGCGATATAGAACCATCAATTTTGGATTTATCAATAGGAGATATTGCAATTAGAGTAGAACCACTATATAAAACATCTAAAATCATGGATGCTTTCTTTAAATTTATGAAAGATGAAGAACTGAGCCTGATTCCTGTGTTAGATAATAATATTGTAATTGGACAGATTCATAGAAACAGGTTTTTGGAACATACAGTGCTTGGGAGATTCGGCTATGGCATCCATTTAAATGCCCAGAAATCCATCTTTGAAGTTATGGAAAAACCCAATCTTGTTATTGATTATCATATGACACTTGAAGATGCTTCTATGATAGTTCAGAAAAGAGAATTAAGAAATCTATATGACGATATAATTGTTAGCAGAAATAACGAGTATTATGGAATTGTTCCCATAAATGTTTTACTTGAAACAATAACCCAAAGATCACTGATAATAGCGAGGGATGCAAATCCCCTTACTGGATTGCCTGGAAACTGGGCTATTCAAAGAGAGATAGAAAGAAAAATTAGATGCAAATGTCCTTTTAATGTGTGCTACATAGACATAAATCATTTCAAGCCTTATAACGACTACTATGGATTTGAAAAGGGAGATAAAGTAATTTCAAGTATTGGTAATATACTTAATAAAATAAAAAAAGACTTTCCTGAAATCTTTATAGGACATATTGGAGGCGATGATTTTATAATCATCTGTAATAATGAAGTTTCTGAATTAGTATGTAAAAGAGTGATTAAAGAGTTTGAAGAGCTTTTGCCATATTTTCATGAAGGGGATTTCATAAAAGGATATTATGTCTCAAAAAATAGAAAAGATGAGCAAGAGGCTTTCAATCTTCTTTCGCTTACATGCGCAATTGTGAGTACAGAAACAAGAAATATAACCTCTTTTGCTCATCTTGCCTCAATTGCTTCTGAAGTTAAAGCTGAAGCTAAAAGACTTTCAAGAGTGAGTAAAACTTCTGTTATATTCAAGGACAGAAGAAATGAATAA
- a CDS encoding histidine kinase: MNKAQIPYLSIFFHELKSPLSAIANTAKLIELSLDKPDVEKIRKYTSLIISQAFFSQKLHLKYHSTW, from the coding sequence ATGAATAAAGCACAAATCCCCTATTTATCAATTTTTTTCCATGAGTTAAAATCGCCTCTTAGTGCTATAGCCAATACTGCTAAACTAATTGAATTAAGTCTTGATAAACCAGATGTAGAAAAAATTAGAAAATATACCTCTTTAATTATTTCACAGGCATTTTTTTCTCAAAAATTACATCTCAAATACCATTCAACTTGGTAA
- a CDS encoding ATP-binding protein encodes MASNSAKFTQEGYILFALQKLNNNVLVKIKDTGKGIPKEKQKKIFNPYCSTESFYEKLYESSGLGLYITKKLISILNGNISIESKYGKGTTVYISIPFKNEE; translated from the coding sequence ATTGCATCAAACTCTGCAAAATTCACCCAAGAGGGTTACATTTTATTTGCGTTGCAAAAATTGAATAATAATGTTTTAGTCAAAATTAAGGATACAGGGAAAGGAATTCCTAAGGAAAAACAAAAAAAGATATTTAATCCTTATTGCTCAACAGAATCTTTTTATGAAAAACTATATGAAAGCTCAGGACTTGGGCTTTACATAACAAAGAAATTAATAAGTATACTCAACGGTAATATTTCAATAGAGAGCAAATATGGAAAAGGAACAACAGTTTACATATCAATCCCATTCAAAAATGAGGAATAA